From Acidimicrobiia bacterium, the proteins below share one genomic window:
- a CDS encoding SMP-30/gluconolactonase/LRE family protein: protein MPGAAVDVLINLHARLGEGPRWDHRKGLLAWVDILGGHVHLTDPDGGTTTSIPVGADVGALALHGDDGYLLAVRNGFATLDNTGIVDFQGAFEGSGSRMNDGVVDPIGRFVAGSMARDAQPGIGHLYQRDTDGSVRTLFGGVTISNGLAWTADGNLMYYVDSGLQRIDLMDYDTASGSVSGRRPFVDVPETDGTPDGIAIDAEDCLWVALWGGGKVRRYSPDGRIIGEIELPVPRVSACGFGGPDLDRLFITTAAVGRGQSIDDGGLDGALFVVEPGCRGTESIVAATDARADR from the coding sequence ATGCCGGGCGCCGCTGTCGATGTTCTGATCAACCTGCATGCCCGGCTGGGTGAGGGGCCCCGGTGGGATCATCGCAAGGGTTTACTTGCCTGGGTCGACATACTCGGCGGCCACGTTCATCTAACCGACCCGGATGGTGGAACGACCACCAGTATCCCTGTGGGAGCGGATGTTGGCGCCCTTGCCCTTCATGGGGACGACGGCTACTTGCTGGCGGTGCGGAACGGATTCGCCACGTTGGATAACACAGGGATCGTCGACTTCCAGGGCGCTTTCGAAGGTTCCGGCTCGCGCATGAATGACGGGGTGGTTGATCCTATCGGGCGGTTCGTGGCCGGCTCAATGGCCCGCGATGCTCAACCGGGGATTGGACACCTATACCAACGTGACACCGACGGGTCGGTGCGGACCCTCTTCGGCGGGGTCACCATCTCCAACGGTCTGGCCTGGACCGCGGACGGCAACCTCATGTACTACGTCGACAGCGGATTACAGCGGATCGATCTCATGGATTACGACACGGCTTCGGGGTCGGTGTCCGGGCGGCGGCCGTTTGTAGATGTGCCCGAAACGGACGGTACCCCCGATGGGATCGCCATCGACGCCGAGGATTGCCTTTGGGTGGCATTGTGGGGGGGTGGCAAGGTGCGCAGGTATTCACCCGACGGACGGATCATCGGTGAGATAGAGCTTCCCGTACCCCGGGTGTCGGCTTGTGGATTCGGGGGTCCCGACCTCGACAGGCTTTTCATCACGACCGCCGCGGTTGGAAGAGGTCAAAGCATCGACGACGGTGGCCTCGACGGTGCGCTGTTCGTCGTCGAGCCCGGTTGTCGAGGCACCGAGTCGATTGTTGCCGCGACCGACGCCCGAGCCGATCGATAG
- a CDS encoding glycoside hydrolase family 16 protein, translating to MESVVEPDRAEPIFFDGFSLGELDRSKWNVRTTGRVVNDEQQAYIDSTETAYVERGVPGADGNVLVLHPRYRPGFETEDGQTFDFLSGRIDTRDRFQFRYGRASARMQLPTGPGSWPAFWAMGNGRWPDTGEIDIMEYVGERDWVSSAVHGPGYAGEAGLVNKLYFPDGNDATGWHTYTLDWSPDRLRFEVDGATVYRVTPPMAEFFGPWMFDNEKFLILNLALGGTYPYKTNGIRSPYYGISEETVDRIKDDEVRVLIDWVRVDVPASEQVPS from the coding sequence GTGGAGTCTGTAGTCGAACCCGACCGAGCCGAGCCGATCTTCTTTGATGGCTTCAGTTTGGGAGAACTGGACCGCTCAAAGTGGAACGTGCGGACGACCGGCCGTGTAGTCAACGACGAGCAGCAGGCCTACATCGACTCGACCGAAACGGCCTATGTCGAGCGCGGGGTCCCCGGCGCAGACGGAAACGTCCTCGTGCTCCATCCGCGGTATCGACCCGGTTTCGAGACTGAGGACGGGCAGACTTTCGATTTCCTCTCCGGCCGAATCGACACGAGAGACCGGTTCCAGTTCCGATACGGAAGAGCATCGGCTCGGATGCAGCTCCCCACTGGGCCCGGGTCGTGGCCCGCCTTCTGGGCCATGGGGAACGGCCGGTGGCCGGATACCGGCGAGATCGACATCATGGAGTATGTCGGCGAACGGGATTGGGTGAGTTCCGCCGTGCACGGGCCCGGATACGCTGGGGAGGCCGGCCTCGTCAACAAGCTCTACTTTCCGGACGGCAACGATGCGACCGGTTGGCACACGTATACGCTCGATTGGTCGCCGGATCGGCTCCGCTTCGAGGTCGACGGAGCCACCGTGTACCGGGTGACGCCTCCCATGGCCGAGTTCTTCGGTCCGTGGATGTTCGATAACGAGAAGTTCCTCATCCTCAACCTTGCACTGGGTGGCACTTATCCGTACAAGACAAACGGAATCCGGTCGCCCTACTACGGAATCAGTGAAGAGACGGTGGATCGGATCAAAGACGACGAGGTGAGAGTATTGATCGACTGGGTACGGGTCGACGTCCCCGCTAGTGAACAAGTACCGTCCTGA
- a CDS encoding glycoside hydrolase family 16 protein: MNATLSGHRRLPYVLLSLAIVAGACSGDSNSTSRDASETTVTRGSTTTTIPPTTTTTITTPEPISIESPEGMELVWNDEFDGDTIDPTNWTYDIGGWGWGNGEAQYYTDRPENARVQNGLLVIEADKEQFEGNYYTSARLLTQGLREFQYGFIEARIKVPAGVGTWPAFWMLGADFGRDTENPDDSNWPDVGEIDIMEYAGKEPDLVLGTIHGPGYAGAGGLTTWNRQEFSIADEFHTFAIDWDYDGIRWYFDGELYAEKSRDSVGEREWVFDQPFFMILNLALGGIIGGLIPPDAEFPQHMYVDHVRVYQPVDG; the protein is encoded by the coding sequence GTGAACGCCACACTATCCGGGCACAGGAGACTTCCATACGTCCTGTTGAGTCTGGCGATCGTGGCCGGTGCGTGCAGCGGGGACTCAAACTCAACCTCCCGTGACGCGTCCGAAACCACTGTGACCCGTGGGTCGACCACGACGACGATCCCGCCAACCACAACCACCACTATTACTACCCCGGAACCAATCTCGATCGAGTCCCCGGAGGGTATGGAACTCGTCTGGAACGACGAGTTCGACGGCGACACCATCGATCCCACCAACTGGACCTACGACATCGGCGGCTGGGGCTGGGGCAACGGCGAGGCCCAGTACTACACCGACCGGCCCGAGAACGCCCGGGTGCAGAACGGTTTGCTGGTCATTGAAGCCGACAAAGAGCAGTTCGAAGGGAACTACTACACGTCGGCACGCCTCCTCACTCAGGGCCTCCGTGAGTTCCAGTACGGCTTCATCGAGGCTCGCATCAAGGTGCCCGCCGGAGTTGGAACCTGGCCGGCGTTCTGGATGCTCGGCGCCGACTTCGGGAGGGACACCGAGAACCCCGATGACAGCAACTGGCCGGATGTGGGAGAAATCGACATCATGGAGTACGCCGGCAAGGAACCGGATCTCGTGCTGGGGACCATCCACGGTCCCGGATATGCGGGCGCCGGTGGTCTCACGACCTGGAACCGGCAGGAGTTCTCGATTGCCGACGAATTCCACACCTTTGCCATCGACTGGGACTACGACGGTATCCGCTGGTACTTCGACGGCGAGCTCTACGCCGAGAAGAGCAGAGACTCGGTAGGGGAGCGAGAATGGGTGTTCGACCAGCCATTCTTCATGATTCTCAACCTCGCGCTCGGCGGCATCATAGGTGGACTCATCCCGCCGGATGCCGAGTTCCCTCAGCACATGTACGTCGACCACGTTCGCGTATACCAGCCGGTGGATGGCTAG
- a CDS encoding glucose 1-dehydrogenase, which produces MDIREQLESLEPRYPELSGRVAVVTGAAKGIGQGIAFRLAAEGMRIVAPDIDGASLEVTAGMLRDRGTEVLPFHGDLSNSKEIGALFDAAIETFGSVDLLVNNAADLYRKYFLDDHEVLLDRQLATNVRSPYLCSQRAAAIMRAGNGGSIIHISSVGALRAHHRGFPYDVTKGAINALTMAMAIELGQYGIRVNAIGPGLTHTYLTDALTDPDSYREAAESVPLRRYGTPADIAALVAFLASSEADYVTGQVIYIDGGLTAQLGAEHPSARRRSDIDPSAITDKRMDTP; this is translated from the coding sequence ATGGACATTCGAGAGCAGCTCGAATCGCTTGAACCACGCTATCCGGAACTGAGCGGTCGTGTAGCAGTGGTCACCGGTGCCGCCAAAGGAATCGGCCAGGGCATCGCTTTCAGGTTGGCAGCCGAAGGCATGCGGATCGTGGCACCGGATATCGATGGAGCGTCCCTGGAAGTGACGGCCGGGATGTTGCGGGACCGCGGTACCGAAGTCCTGCCCTTCCATGGAGATCTCAGCAACTCCAAGGAGATCGGGGCGCTGTTCGACGCAGCCATTGAAACCTTCGGTTCGGTCGACTTGCTGGTCAACAACGCGGCCGATCTATACCGGAAGTACTTCCTCGACGATCACGAAGTCCTCCTGGATCGGCAACTGGCAACCAACGTGCGGAGCCCCTACCTGTGTTCACAGCGGGCCGCCGCGATCATGCGGGCAGGCAACGGTGGCAGCATCATCCACATCTCGTCGGTAGGTGCCCTGCGCGCTCACCATCGGGGATTTCCCTACGACGTCACCAAGGGAGCGATCAACGCGCTGACAATGGCGATGGCGATCGAACTCGGCCAGTACGGCATCCGGGTCAACGCGATCGGACCCGGGCTGACGCACACCTATCTCACGGATGCTCTCACCGACCCGGACTCCTACCGGGAGGCAGCAGAGAGTGTTCCCCTCAGGAGATACGGCACACCGGCCGACATCGCCGCTCTCGTTGCATTCCTCGCCTCGTCTGAAGCAGACTACGTGACGGGACAGGTCATCTACATCGACGGCGGCCTCACTGCGCAGCTGGGTGCTGAGCACCCCAGCGCACGCCGGCGGAGTGATATCGATCCTTCAGCAATAACCGACAAGCGAATGGACACACCGTGA